AGATGTTCCTGCAGGCTTACGTGGTTTAGGCATTACCTTTATCACCGCAGGTTTAATGGCACTTGGCTTTATGTCTTTCTCGGGCATTCAATTATAAGGAGCGTATCGAATGGATAATTTTATTTTCGGTATCGTGGTATTTACTGCCCTTGTATTAGTGCTTGCAGTACTTATCCTTGTGGCTAAATCAAAATTAGTCGATTCAGGCGACATCACCATTTCTATCAATGATGATCCAGAAAAAGCAATTACTTTGCCAGCAGGTGGTAAATTACTTGGTGCGTTAGCAAGTAAAGGTATATTCGTTTCATCTGCGTGTGGCGGTGGTGGCTCTTGTGGTCAATGTATCGTTAAAGTAAAAAGTGGTGGTGGTGAAATTCTACCGACTGAACTTTCACACATTACTAAACGTGAAGCAAAAGAAGGCTATCGTTTAGCGTGTCAAGTCAACGTGAAAAGCTCAATGGATGTGGAATTACCAGAAGAGATCTTTGGTGTGAAAAAATGGGAATGTACCGTTATCTCTAACGATAACAAAGCAACCTTCATCAAAGAGCTTAAACTTCAAATTCCAGAAGGCGAAGAAGTGCCATTCCGTGCTGGTGGTTATATTCAAATCGAAGCGCCAGCTCACACCGTGAGATATGAAGATTACAAACCGTTAATCGACGAAGAATATCACGAAGACTGGAACAAATTTAACCTATGGCGTTATGTGTCTAAAGTGGACGAGCCAATTATCCGTGCGTACTCAATGGCTTCATACCCGGAAGAGAAAGGCATTATTATGCTTAACGTGCGTATTGCAACTCCGCCACCAAATAACCCAGATGTACCGCCAGGTCAAATGTCTTCATATATTTGGTCATTAAAACCAGGTGATAAAGTGACAATTTCTGGTCCATTTGGTGAGTTCTTCGCCAAAGATACTGATGCAGAAATGGTCTTCATCGGTGGTGGTGCAGGTATGGCGCCAATGCGTTCACACATTTTCGACCAATTAAAACGTCTAAAATCTAAACGTAAAATGACCTTCTGGTATGGTGCTCGTTCTAAACGTGAAATGTTCTATGTAGAAGATTTCGACGGCTTACAAGCAGAGAACGACAACTTCAAATGGTATGTGGCACTCTCTGACCCACAACCAGGCGATAACTGGGACGGTTACACAGGCTTTATTCACAACGTGCTTTATGAAAACTACTTAAAAGATCACGAAGCACCTGAAGATTGTGAATACTATATGTGTGGTCCACCGATTATGAATGCTTCTGTCATCAAGATGTTAAAAGATCTTGGCGTAGAAGATGAAAACATCTTATTAGATGATTTCGGTGGTTAATCAGTAAAACAAGCGGTTGGATTTTGTGAGTTTTTTACAAAATCCAACCCTAAATTACTAATGGAAAATAGATAGGGAAGTTGTATACCTTATCTATTTTCCATTATTAATTGTTGTTTTGGGAGGATGTATGAAAATCAAAACATTACTAATATCTTGTGTCACTTTATGTCTATCCTTAATGCTTTCCGCTTGTAATAAAGAGCCTCAGCAAATTTCCTTTGAAGGAAAAACAATGGGGACAACATACCACATCAAATATATTGATGATGGTCAAATTGAAAATCTAGCGAAGCCAGAAGAAGTTCAGCAGCAATTAGAGTCTGTTCTGAAAATGGTGAATAATGAGATGTCTACTTACCAAAAGAACTCACAAATATCTGAGTTTAATAATTTTCGCCAAGTAGATACGCCTTTTCCTGTATCAAGAGATTTTGCCCTTGTTGTGGAAGAGGCTATTCGTTTAAATAAAGTAACAGAAGGTGCTTTAGATATAACGGTTGGACCTCTTGTTAACCTTTGGGGATTTGGACCTGACAAACGTTTAAATAAAGAACCAACGGTGGAACAAATTAATGAAAAAGCAAAAGCCGTTGGTATTAATAAAATTATAGCCACTCTTGAGAATAATGGTGAAAATAGTAAGGGAAATTTAATCAAAAAAGATCCTGAACTTTATGTCGATCTCTCTTCTATTGCAAAAGGTTTTGGTGTAGATAAATTAGCCGAATATCTTGATCAACTTGGTTTACAAAACTATTTAGTCGAAATTGGTGGAGAATTAAGAGGTAAGGGAAATAATTTGCAAGGGCAACCTTGGCGGATTGCAATTGAAAAGCCAGAGTTTACCCCAGGAACCGCAAGTCAAATTACAGTTCCATTACATAACTTAGGAATGGCAACTTCAGGTAATTACCGTAATTATTTCGAAGATGAGCAAGGAAATCGCCTTTCTCACATTATTGATCCTAAAACCTTAAGACCAATTAGCCATAACTTGGCTTCTATTACAGTCTTTTCTCCATCTACAATGACAGCGGATGGTCTTTCAACAGGGCTATTTGTTCTTGGTTCTGAAAAAGCATTAGAAATTGCCGAGCGTGAAAATCTAGCAATTTTCTTAATTATCAAAAAAGGGCAAGGCTATGAGACGAAAATGTCTACGGCTTTTGAAAAATTAATTAATCAAAAATAGGAAGGAATATGGAAACCATTTTAATGACATTTGGCTTTTTTGTAGCCATTATATTTATGATGTCAATTGGCTTTATTATCAAAGGTAAAACCATCAAAGGAAGTTGTGGTGGTATTACAGCTTTAGGCATGAAAAAAATGTGCGATTGCGAAGAACCATGCGACAATTTACAAAAGAAATTAGATGCGGGTGATGAAGCAGCAAAAGCAGAATATGAGCAAAAATTTGCAAAAAAAGAAGCTCAGTTTTACGAAGTGAAGTAAATGATGATTTCAAAAACTTACCAACAACATTTTCCCACACTTACCGATGAACAATTAGCCGAAAATGCAAAGAAAAAAGTGATCTGCGGAATGTCAGGGGGCGTAGATTCTTCGGTTTCTGCCTTTATTCTTCAACAGCAAGGCTACCAAGTGGAAGGCTTGTTTATGAAGAACTGGGAAGAAGACGACGATACGGATTACTGTACTGCGGCGGCAGATTTAGCTGATGCACAAGCTGTTTGTGATAAGTTGGGTATTAAACTGCATAAAATCAATTTTGCCGCAGAGTACTGGGATAACGTGTTTGAGCATTTCCTTGCAGAATATAAAGCTGGACGTACACCAAACCCTGATATTCTGTGTAACAAAGAGATCAAATTCAAAGCCTTTTTAGAATATGCTGCAGAGGATTTAGGGGCGGATTTTATTGCCACAGGGCATTATGTCCGTCGTCCACCGCTTGATCAACAGCCAAAATTATTGCGTGGACTGGATAGCAACAAAGATCAAAGTTATTTCCTCTACACCCTAAGTGAGCAACAGGTCGCACAAAGTCTTTTCCCTGTGGGGGATATTGAAAAACCGATTGTGAGAGCCATTGCGGAAGACTTAGGTTTAGTGACGGCGAAGAAAAAAGATTCAACAGGTATCTGTTTTATCGGCGAACGTAAATTCAAAGATTTCCTTGCTCGTTATTTACCTGCTCAAGCTGGAGATATTAAAACCGTCGATGGACAAGTGATTGGTCGTCACGATGGCTTAATGTACCACACCCTAGGGCAACGCAAAGGCTTAGGTATCGGTGGCGTAAAAGGGGCGAGTGAAAATGCGTGGTATGTAGTGGAAAAAGATCTGGTGAACAACGTGCTAATTGTCGCTCAAGGTCAGGATAATTCCGCTTTGCTTTCAAGCGGCCTCATTGCAAGCCAACTTCACTGGGTAGATCGCCAACCGATCCGTGAAAAACTACGTTGCACAGTAAAAACACGCTACCGCCAAGCGGATATTTTATGTGAAATCCAACCGCTTGATGACGAAACCATTCGAGTGGTTTTTAATGAACCTCAAATTGCTGTAACGCCTGGACAGTCCGCGGTATTTTATCAGGGCGAAGTTTGTTTAGGCGGTGGTATTATCGAAGAGCAGCTAAAATAAATGATAAAAAACGCCGAGATAACTCGGCGTTTTTGTCTATTAGAACAATTTGCGAGATGTTTCGAAAAGTTCTTCTTTAAATGGACGACGCATATTGGTAATAGCGTCAATGATGTCGTGGTGAACGAGTTTTTCGTTTTGAATACCGACACAACGGCCACCATAACCTTGCTTTAATAATTCAACGGCATAAACACCCATACGAGACGCTAAAATACGGTCAAATGCACAAGGCGCACCACCACGTTGTGTGTGACCTAATACCGTTGCACGGGTTTCGTGACCAAAGCGTGCTTCAATTTCTTTTGCTAGTTGATGCACATCGGTCATTAATTCTGTGATAGCAATAATGGCATGACGTTTACCTTTATTGAATCCATCTTCAATGTTACGCATGAGTGATTCTTTATCTAAACCACGCTCTGGAACAATAATATATTCACAACCACCCGCTAATGCCGCACTTAAGGTTAAATCACCACAGTGGCGACCCATGATTTCAACAATTGAGATACGTTGGTGAGAAGTTGATGTATCACGTAAACGGTCAATCGCTTCTAATGCTGTTTCAAGCGCAGTTTGGAAACCAATAGTGTAATCTGTGCCTGCTACATCGTTATCAATCGTGCCTGGTAAACCGATACAAGCAATACCGTGTTCTTCAGTAAGTAATTTCGCACCCATGTAAGAGCCGTCACCACCGATAACAACTAAAGCATCAATTTCATACTTTTTCAAGGTTTCAACACATTTTGCTCGGACTTCTGGATTTTTAAATTCAGGGAAACGAGCTGAACCTAAGAAGGTACCGCCACGGTTGATCACTTCAGAGACAGAACGGCGTTCCAGTTTAATTACTCGATCGTGATATAAGCCATAGTAACCATCTTGGATACCATAAACTTCAAAGCCTTCACTTAAGCCTGCTCGTACTACGCCACGAATCGCGGCATTCATACCTGGTGCATCACCACCACTGGTTAAAACAGCAATTTTTTTTACCATATTAAATACCTATAACGAAATAATTAAATTTTTAAATAAATTGAAAAACGGTGTGCAGATTACCTTATAACGCCTTTTCGTTCTAGCGGAAATTCGGGTAATTTACGATTTTTTGATCTAAATAGAGATTAATTTTCTAAAATATCTAAGGCAAAATCGAATGCCTTAAAAAATCGCTCAAGATCCTGCTCGGTATTGTAATGTGCTAGGGATAGCCGTAACGTTCCTGTTTGCGCTAAATAACGTAAATAAGGCTTAGCACAATGTTCCCCACTACGCAGTGCAATTTGTTGTTCTGTCAGAATCGTAGCAACATCCGCATGATGTTGATCTTTTATCGTAAAGCTAACTGTTGGGCTTTGGCTATGCTCTGCGATAATTTGCACATTTTTATAAGAAAGTAACCGCTTGCGTGTGTCTGTTGCGAGTTGATAAAGTCGTTGATTTAATTCAGAAAAATCCCATGTTTCTAGCCATTCCAAAACCGCGTCAAACGCAATGATACCTGCAATATTGGGTGTGCCAGCTTCTAAACGGTAGGGGAGTTCAGCTAAAGTAAGCTGATGCTCATCAACGGTGTGTAGCATCTTTCCACCAAAAAAGAGCGGCTGAAGTTGTGCAAGGCTGGCTTTTTTTCCCATCAAAACGCCTACACCTGTTGGTCCATACATTTTATGAGCTGAAAAAGCATAGAAATCCGCACCAAGTGCTTGTACATCGAACTGTTCAGAGCAGACTGCTTGAGCGACATCTAACACGATATTGGCAGATGAATGTTGGCGAATGAGTGGAATTAATTGTTCCACAGGCTGACGGACACCCGTGACATTAGAGACTAAATTGAGTGCGACAATTTTTGTTTTATCGGATAGATGTTGAGTTAGTATTTTCGCATCAACTTGATATTCATTGTTTAGCGGTAACACAATAAATTTGGCTTGTGTCCGCATGGCTAACTGTTGCCAAGGAATAAAATTTGCATGATGTTCTGCAATAGAAACCAGAATTTCATCATCTGGGTTGAGTGTATGGGCTAAACCATGAGCGATCAAGTTTAATGAATGCGTTGTTCCACTTGTCCAAATGACAGCATCCCTTGATTCAACATTGAAACGTTTAGCAACTAAATCTCGTGCGAGTTCATAACGTTCTGTTTGAATAAGATCGTATTGGCTACGATGTACCGAGCCCGATGAGTGATAAAAGTGGTTTGTACTATCAATCAATACTTGGGGTTTTAATGTCGTGGCGGCAGAATCTAAATACGCCCAAGTAGCATTTTCTTGGAAAAAAGGGAATTGGTGTCGAAATTCGTGATTAATCATTGTCGCTGAGCCTTTCTATAAAGTTTATTGCAAGGGATTCCATCATTATTTCCATCCAGTTCTTTCCAACCACACTGTTTAAAATAACGCTGAGCCATTTCATAATTGGCTATTCTATTACAACTTAATTTGACCTGACAATTTATAGTGACAAGCGGTGAGTTAGCTGGAGAATTTTGCAAATTTTCATTCGGATCTAACCGCTTGCTTGCACGCCAATCCGCTGGATTGATTGGATTCTTATCTTGCCATAAGCCGATACGTTGCCTTTGAGATTGTTGTTGAGC
Above is a genomic segment from Actinobacillus indolicus containing:
- the nqrF gene encoding NADH:ubiquinone reductase (Na(+)-transporting) subunit F yields the protein MDNFIFGIVVFTALVLVLAVLILVAKSKLVDSGDITISINDDPEKAITLPAGGKLLGALASKGIFVSSACGGGGSCGQCIVKVKSGGGEILPTELSHITKREAKEGYRLACQVNVKSSMDVELPEEIFGVKKWECTVISNDNKATFIKELKLQIPEGEEVPFRAGGYIQIEAPAHTVRYEDYKPLIDEEYHEDWNKFNLWRYVSKVDEPIIRAYSMASYPEEKGIIMLNVRIATPPPNNPDVPPGQMSSYIWSLKPGDKVTISGPFGEFFAKDTDAEMVFIGGGAGMAPMRSHIFDQLKRLKSKRKMTFWYGARSKREMFYVEDFDGLQAENDNFKWYVALSDPQPGDNWDGYTGFIHNVLYENYLKDHEAPEDCEYYMCGPPIMNASVIKMLKDLGVEDENILLDDFGG
- a CDS encoding FAD:protein FMN transferase encodes the protein MKIKTLLISCVTLCLSLMLSACNKEPQQISFEGKTMGTTYHIKYIDDGQIENLAKPEEVQQQLESVLKMVNNEMSTYQKNSQISEFNNFRQVDTPFPVSRDFALVVEEAIRLNKVTEGALDITVGPLVNLWGFGPDKRLNKEPTVEQINEKAKAVGINKIIATLENNGENSKGNLIKKDPELYVDLSSIAKGFGVDKLAEYLDQLGLQNYLVEIGGELRGKGNNLQGQPWRIAIEKPEFTPGTASQITVPLHNLGMATSGNYRNYFEDEQGNRLSHIIDPKTLRPISHNLASITVFSPSTMTADGLSTGLFVLGSEKALEIAERENLAIFLIIKKGQGYETKMSTAFEKLINQK
- the nqrM gene encoding (Na+)-NQR maturation NqrM, with protein sequence METILMTFGFFVAIIFMMSIGFIIKGKTIKGSCGGITALGMKKMCDCEEPCDNLQKKLDAGDEAAKAEYEQKFAKKEAQFYEVK
- the mnmA gene encoding tRNA 2-thiouridine(34) synthase MnmA, which produces MISKTYQQHFPTLTDEQLAENAKKKVICGMSGGVDSSVSAFILQQQGYQVEGLFMKNWEEDDDTDYCTAAADLADAQAVCDKLGIKLHKINFAAEYWDNVFEHFLAEYKAGRTPNPDILCNKEIKFKAFLEYAAEDLGADFIATGHYVRRPPLDQQPKLLRGLDSNKDQSYFLYTLSEQQVAQSLFPVGDIEKPIVRAIAEDLGLVTAKKKDSTGICFIGERKFKDFLARYLPAQAGDIKTVDGQVIGRHDGLMYHTLGQRKGLGIGGVKGASENAWYVVEKDLVNNVLIVAQGQDNSALLSSGLIASQLHWVDRQPIREKLRCTVKTRYRQADILCEIQPLDDETIRVVFNEPQIAVTPGQSAVFYQGEVCLGGGIIEEQLK
- the pfkA gene encoding 6-phosphofructokinase, whose product is MVKKIAVLTSGGDAPGMNAAIRGVVRAGLSEGFEVYGIQDGYYGLYHDRVIKLERRSVSEVINRGGTFLGSARFPEFKNPEVRAKCVETLKKYEIDALVVIGGDGSYMGAKLLTEEHGIACIGLPGTIDNDVAGTDYTIGFQTALETALEAIDRLRDTSTSHQRISIVEIMGRHCGDLTLSAALAGGCEYIIVPERGLDKESLMRNIEDGFNKGKRHAIIAITELMTDVHQLAKEIEARFGHETRATVLGHTQRGGAPCAFDRILASRMGVYAVELLKQGYGGRCVGIQNEKLVHHDIIDAITNMRRPFKEELFETSRKLF
- a CDS encoding aminotransferase class V-fold PLP-dependent enzyme — translated: MINHEFRHQFPFFQENATWAYLDSAATTLKPQVLIDSTNHFYHSSGSVHRSQYDLIQTERYELARDLVAKRFNVESRDAVIWTSGTTHSLNLIAHGLAHTLNPDDEILVSIAEHHANFIPWQQLAMRTQAKFIVLPLNNEYQVDAKILTQHLSDKTKIVALNLVSNVTGVRQPVEQLIPLIRQHSSANIVLDVAQAVCSEQFDVQALGADFYAFSAHKMYGPTGVGVLMGKKASLAQLQPLFFGGKMLHTVDEHQLTLAELPYRLEAGTPNIAGIIAFDAVLEWLETWDFSELNQRLYQLATDTRKRLLSYKNVQIIAEHSQSPTVSFTIKDQHHADVATILTEQQIALRSGEHCAKPYLRYLAQTGTLRLSLAHYNTEQDLERFFKAFDFALDILEN